TGTCACTTTGCAGAACGGGGAAAACAGTCTCAAACTGATTTGGGACAGCGGACCTTATTACGCGCGCAGGGAGGAGTTCAAACCTGAAGGCTGCACGTTTTCCTTTTCTGGCGCGACAGAGTGTATTTACAGCGGGGAGTGGCATACCTTAACGCCTGCCGCCTCTTTCACGTTCCGTTGCGCCAAAGGCGGGAAAACGGCGGCAAGAACTGTTTCTGTTTCGGGGCAGGGTTACGTCAGCGTTAAATAAACAGCACACAATTTAACAAACTATATACAAGGGAGAACAGTTATGAAAAAAATTATCGTTTTAACACTGCTTTCGGCGCTGGTATTTTCGGCGGCGGCTTTTGCCGCGGACACAAAGGAATTTTCAGACAAGTTCGGCGCAAAAGAACTTGCGGAAATAGCCCGCGCGGTTATGCAGAAAGCAAAATCGGGTTCGCAGTCAGACAGTTCAAACAACGGCATTACGTTCGGCGGCAAGGGCGTTGACATTAACAAGATTATCGGCGCAGTGAACGTTCTGGCACAGAACAACGGAAATATCGGCAGCCTTCTCGGCGAAGGCGCGGCAGGTCAGGGGCTTTCGGCATCCGCAGTCTCCGCAGTCAACGGTCTTACAATGAAGCTTTACGCAGAACTTGCAGAGAACGACAGCAACCTTTTCTTCTCGCCGTACAGCATTTCAACGGCTCTTGCAATGGTCTATGCGGGCGCGCGCGGCGAAACGGCAAAGGAAATGGAGACGGCACTCGGTTTCTCACCGGCGCTTCACGGCTCAATGGCGTCGCTTATCGGCAGTCTTAATTCCGTTTCGCCGGAAATCGCACAGCTTCACACGGCAAACGCGATCTGGCCGGCAGCGGACAAAACAATCCTCAGCGATTACAGAAACCGCGTTGCGACAAACTATTTTTCGGAAATAACGACGCTGGATTATTCAAAGACGGAGAACGCAAGAAATATTATCAACAAATGGGTTGAGGAAAAGACAAACGGCAAGATCAAAGATATAGTTTCAAGGGGCGCGATTTCGGCAAAAACTCCGCTTGCCCTGACAAACGCCGTCTATTTCAAATCGGACTGGCAGTCAAAATTTGAAACCGCCGCAACAAAGCAGGCTGATTTCCACACAGCAGGCGGCAGAACGGTCAAGACAAATTTCATGAATCAGACCGGCTTCTTTGATTATTGCAAGGCTGACGGACTGGAACTGCTTGAACTGCCTTACAAGGCGGAACGTCTTTCCATGTACATAATTCTTCCTGAAAACGGAAAATTCAGCGAAATTGAAAAAAAACTTACGGCACAGCAGCTTGACAGCCTCGTTGCACAGGCGGCAGGAACAAATATCCGTGTCAGCCTTCCGAAATTCAGGCTTGAGGAAAATTATGACCTTAACGAGACGCTGAAAAAACTCGGCATGATATCTGCTTTCAGCGACAAAGCCAATTTCAGCGGAATGAACGGACTTCTTGACATTTCAATCGGCGTTGTGCTGCACAAAACGTTCCTTGACGTTTACGAAGCCGGAACAGAGGCAGCAGCAGCCACCTATGTCGGTATGAAATCAATGGCTGTGCGCGACGAGCCGAAGCAGTTCAAGGCTGACAGACCGTTTATGTTTGTAATCAGGGACAATACGACGGGGGCAAACATCTTCGCCGGACGGTATATGAAACCGTAAACTTTAAGAGCGCACTTCGCACTTCGCACTTCGCACTTCGCAAAAACAATTATTAACTGACACAAAACAACGGCTTGAGAGATTTGATTCTCCAAGCCGTTGTTTTATCGCTGTTTCTTAATTGCATCTGTCCCTTAGTATTTTGCTTATAGCCTGCAGCATGCAGCCTGCGGCTTATTCTTTAATATTCTATCCCTTCCCTTGCCGGAGTTCCTTCGTCAAACGGGTGCTTGTGTTTCACAATTTCCGATACGTAGTCGGCAAGTTCGAACATTGCTTCCGACGGGTGTGTTCCCGTAACGACTATTTCAAATTTTTTGGAGTTTTCGCGCAGGAAGGCAAGCAGTTCCGCCTCGTCTATCATGCCGGTATTGACCGCCCGCAGAGCTTCGTCAAACACGAGCATGTCAAAGCCGTCTTCCGTACATTCCTTTTCTGCCTCCGCAAGAAGCCTGACGTAATCTGCACGCCGCTCTTTTTTCTCTTCGTCCGTCATACAGTAGGTAAATTTTTCTTTTCCCTTCCTGTGAAGTATTTTGACACCGGGAATCAGCGACAGCGTTTTTATTTCGTTTCCGGAATCGTCCTTGAGAAACTGTACAAGCAGCACTTTCATTCCGTAGCCGAGCGCACGGACAATAAGTCCCATTGCCGCCGTCGTTTTGCCTTTTCCGTTTCCGCAGTACACGTGAAGCAATTATTTTCCTCCTCAATCAGCCAAAGAGCGGCCTTCTTTTGAATATCCCGCAACTTGTTTTGCGACTTCTTCGCGCGGACGTATCACCATGTTCCCGCCTGCGCAGCCTCCTTCGCAGCACATTACTTCCACAAGGCTGCAGCCGTCGGCTTCTCCCGTAATCGCAAACCGCCGCAATTTCGCAAGATTTTCTTTGTCCATGCCGTTTATTCTGCATATTTTAACGGGTATGTCTTCCGGCATGGCATTCTGAACGGCCTCTGACACTCCGCCGGTATTCGCAAAATTACGTCCTTCGCGGCTGCTTGAAAGTTCAAATTCTGTTTCCTCACATTCCGCCGGATTAATTTCCAGCGCGTCAAACAACGCTTCGAGTTCGCAGAAGTTTATGACAAAATCGACAAATTCATCGTAATAGTCCTCAGCCATTTTGGCAGCGCACGGACTCAGAAAAACCACAACCGCGTCTTTGATGTGCTGTTTGACGTATTCCGCAGTGTAGTGCATCGGGGTTTCAACAGATGATACGTAGGGGGCAATTTCAGGCAGCTGTTTTGCAACAAGCTGTCTGTAACCGGCGCAGCAGGAGGTCGTCATAAATTTGTCGCCGCGCGCCATGCGTTCGCGGAATTCGTTTGCCTCAAGCCTTGCAGTAACGTCTGCTCCCCACGCAACTTCAAAAGCGTCGTAAAATCCTGCCTTGATAAGCGCGGTTTTAAGCTGCTTTACGTTCGTTTCCGCAAACTGCCCCGCGGCAGACGGCGCAAGCAGGGCTACAACTTTTCTGCCGTCTTTTATCGCTTTCAGTACACCGAGCATGCGGCTTATAAGGCATACCGCGCTGAATGGGCAGGCGGGGATACAGCGTCCGCAGGATATGCATTTATCGGGGTCTATTGAAGCCCTGCCTGTTTCGTCCTTGTGTATCGCACCTAACGGACAGGCTTTCTCGCAGGGCGCGCTCAGCTTGACAATAGCGTTGTACGGGCATGCTGCAACGCAGCGCTGGCATTTTTTGCATTTTGTCTGGTCTATGACAGATTTTCTTTCCGCGTCAAAGCTTATCGCGCCGAATTTGCAGCTCTTAAAACACGCTTCGGCAGGACAGCCGTGGCACAGGTTTGTAACAAAAACTTCGTTGCCGTGACACCCGTCGCACGCAGTCTGCAAAATTGTCAGAGCGTTTTCAAATTCGTTCTCTGACGCGTATGCCTCACTCGCGTACCGGTCAAGCGGTATCGTTTCATCGTCCCACTCAATCGGCAGTCCCATTGCGGCAAGCAGCCTTTTTCTGGCTACCGCCCTGTCTTTGTACACACAGCATCGGGTTACTTCCACACTGTTCTGCGGTCTTATTCTGAACGGTATAAGACGCACGTTTTCGCAGAAATCATCGGAGAAAAAAGCTTTGATAAGCATGGACCATATTTCTTTTTTTGGAACCAGCTGACGCATTTCAAATTCCTCCCTGTCTATTCGCCGTCGGGAAAATCCTCCGGCATAATTGAAACTGCTTCAATATTTTTCAATGCAGACGTAATTTTTCTGTTCCTGACAGAAAGTGTTTCCAAAGCAGATGAGGCCTTGTCTATAAAGCCGGCAGCTTTGTCCACGACTTCGCCGTATTTTTCAAATTCCGTTTTCGCCTTGCCGAGCAGAATTTCAATTTCACCCGCTTTTTTCTGTATTTGCAGTGTCTGAAAACCAAGTCTCAGGCTGTTAAGCAGCGCGGCAAAGGTTGTGGGACCGGCAGGAATAATTTTTTTATCCAGCAGCTCGTCGCACAGTCCGTTTATACTCATAATTTCAACAAACAACCCTTCAATCGGCACAAAAAGTACGCCGAAATCTGTTGTGTAGGGTATCTCAATATATTTGCTCTTAATGTCGTTTGCTTCCTTAAGCACCGTCTGGCGGAGCGTTTTCCGCTCGTTTTCAACGGAAGCAGAATCGTTTTGCTGAGCGGCTTCTATAATACGGCTGTAAGCTTCAACGGGGCATTTTGAGTCAACAGGCAGAAGTACGGGCGTATCATCAAAACCGGGCATTTTAATCGCAAATTCCACGGGTTCGGAAGATCTCGGACGTGTTGCAACGTTTTCAACGTACTGGTCACGCGTAAGCAGCTGTTCGATAATCGCGCGAAGCTGTGTCTCTCCCCACACGCCGCGCGTTTTAACTCCTGCGAAGAGCTTGCGCAGATCTTTGACATCGCCTGTAAGTCCGCTGATTTCGCCGACAGTTTTGTTGACATCTTCAAGCCTTTTTGTAACTGCGCTGAAGCTGTCCGCAAAGTTTTTCTGCAAGCGTTCGCCTACCGTTCTGTTGACCTCGGAGAGCTTCTCGTCGTTTGTTTTCTGCAGGGCGCCGAGCTTGTCATCAAGGTTTCTGCCCAGTCTGTCTATATTTTTGCTTTGCTCCTCGCGGAAGCGGTCAAGATTTTCACTCTGCTCACGTCTGAACAGCGCAATGTCTTCTTTTATGTTTTCTTTCGGTTCCTGCCTCCTGAACATAAGACAGGCAAGCAGTATCAGTATTGCGAGCAGTATTGCAAACTGCATAATTTCAGTTACGGGCATGACGTTTTCCTCCGCAATATTTTTTTCTTCGCTGATATTATAATCCAGATAAAAAAAAAATCCACCAAACGGCGGATTTTTTATTTGTTTTGTTTTAGATTTGCGTTCCGTTTCTTATTTGGCAAGCTTTTTCACAACACCCGCAAGCGCTATGAGGGCAAGGGCGTTGGGTATGACCATTATGTTGTTGAACATGTCGGTAAGCTCCCATACGAGGTCGTTGGAGAGGCAGGAACCGAGCATAATGAAGCAGAGCGAAATGATTGAATATACAGGCACCGCTTTCTTTCCGAAAAGATATTCAACGTTGAGTTTGCCGAAGAAGTTCCAGCTGAGTATCGTTGAGAACGCAAAGAAAAGAAGACAGAGCGCGACGAAGAAGCTTCCGAAGCCGCTGCCGAGCATCGTGCTGAACGCAAGCTGCGCCATGTTTGTCTTGTTAATGCCTTCGGCGGCGCCTGCCGCCAATGGGCCATTGCCTGCGTAGAGCGTTGAGATGACGACAAAGGCGGTCATGTTAAGAACTACGAAGGTGTCGATAAATACGCCTATCATAGCCACAACTCCCTGGTCGTGCGGTGCGTTGACTTTAGCCATTGCGTGTGCGTGCGGCGTTGAGCCCATACCTGCTTCGTTTGAGAAAAGTCCGCGTTTCGCGCCCTGTGAAATTGCCGTTTTAAGCGCAATGCCAACGCTTCCGCCTATGATTGCATCCGGATGGAAGGCATATTTAAAAATAAGTCCGAAAACTTCGGGAATGTACTGGAAACGGCTTAATATCAGCAGCAGTCCGCCGAAAATGTAAAGCACCGCCATAAACGGGACAAGCTTTTCCGTAACCGCGGCTATTCTTTGCACTCCGCCGAGGAAGATAAATGCGGAAATAAGGGTGATGACAGCGCCGATCAGCCAGCTCGGAAGCCCGAGAGCAGTCGAGCATACAGCACCGATTGAGTTTGACTGAACCATGCAGCCCATGAAGCCGAGGGCAAGGATAATTGCGATTGCGAAGAAAACCGCGAGAAATTTTCCGAACGCGCCTTTGTAGGCTTTATGAATGTAGTAGACAGGGCCTCCCGAAACGCTGCCGTCTTCATGAACAATACGCGTATCCTGCGCGAGCACGGCTTCTGCGTAAATTGTTGCCATGCCGAAGAAGGCAATTATCCACATCCAGAATATTGCGCCGGGGCCTCCGACCAAAATAGCGCCGCTTGCGCCTATGATGTTGCCCGTTCCGACCTGTGCGGCAACCGCTGTTGCCAATGCCTGGAAAGAGGTAATTCCGCCGTGCTGCGTGCCTCCGAAGAAGGAAATGTTTCCGAAGACGCTCTTCATTCCTTCACCGAAGCAGCGTATCTGCACGAAACGCGTTTTAATGCTGAAAAGCAGTCCCATACCCACAAGAAGCACTATGAGAATGTAGTCCGAGAGATACGTGTTGATGTTCTGAACGATTGGAAGCAAAAATTCCTGAATTGCCTGCATGATGCAGCCCCCTTAATAAAAAAATCAGCTTCCGCCTTTGCGGAAGCTCTGAAAAATAAGGTTGCAGTCGGTTTTCTTATGGCTGCTCTGTCCTTTTGCCTGAGAGATTCGGCTTGCGCCTTGCACCTTCGGCACCCGCAATGCTGCGGGATTCTCCAGAGTTCCTCCGTCTCCAGTCTCTGCCGATTCTGAAGACATCTGCGGTATGCAAAGATAATAGCATATATATTTTCTGCTGGCAAGTGTATAAAAAACGGCGGCAGATTTCTCCGCCGCCGCAAAAACTGTTTAAATAAAACTATTCCAGCCAGCGGCCTCTGTTTGCCGTGTAAAGTTCCTGAAGCTTCTGCGCGGCAGGGCTCGGTTTTCCGTTTCCAATTATCGTATCGCCTACGCGCACGACTGAAACAATTTCTTTTATCGAACCTGTAATAAAGGCTTCGTCGGCTTCCGCAAGCTCGCTTTCACGCGGGCAGCGTTCTTCTACTTCAAATCCGTTTTCGCGCGCGAGCGTGAGAACTATGCCGCGGGTAACGCCTTTGAGAACTTTGCCGACCGGCGCCGTTATGATTTTGTTTCCCTTTACGAGGTAAAAATTGCTTGTCATGCCTTCGGTAAATTCTCCCTCCGGCGTCAGATAGACCGATTCAAAGAAGCTGCCGTCTCCCGTATTCAGAGGAATAAGCCCGAAAAGATAGTTTATGCTTTTCACGAGCGGGGTGGGGCGGTACATTCTGTTCGGCAGAAGCGCTATGCCGTTGTCAATTTCATCCTGCGTTTTGGCAGACGCCACAGGGGCAAATATTACAAAAAATCTCGGCTTCGGGAAATGTCCCTTGGGGCTGTTTACGTCTCCGCCCGTCATGTACGGCTTTACCATGCCTTCCTTCGGGCAGTCGTCTCTTGCAAGACCTTCACGGATTATGGCTTCTATTTTCTTAACGTCAAACTCCGACGCGTCTATTCCGGCTGTTTTAACGCTGTTCGCAAAACGCTCAAGGTGCGGCGTAAGCCCGAACGGGCGTCCCCCGTATATTCTTACGGATTCAAATGCGCCGACGCCGCGCTGAATAAGCATATCCGTAACAGGTATGCGGCATTCTTCAACAGGCATAAATTTACCTTCAAAATAGCAAAGTTCGCTCATGGCAAAGCCCCCTCTTTCAAACTTAAATAAAGTTAGCACCGAAAGGGAAAAAATGCAATATAATATTGTCCGGACAATATGAAAAGAGGGGTCGTCATGGGCAGAAAAAAGATACTCGGAGTATTGGGAGGCATGGGACCTGCCGCAAGCGCTGAATTTATGAGAATTTTGGCACGGCGTTTTCCGGCAAAATGCGATCAGGATCACCCTGTCGTCTATCTTCTTTCCGACGCACCGATACCGGACAGAAACGACTATCTGACAGGCAAAGGAGAAAATCCGCAGGCTCTTATACAGGCAGACCTTGACAAGTTAGTCGGCTGGGGCGCGGAGCTGCTCGCAGTCACCTGCAACACGGCGCACTGTCTTATAAACAATTTCAGGAACGAACTGAAAGCGCCGCTGATACACATTGTCGAAGCAACCGTGAAATCCGCAAAGCAGGCTGCGCCGCAGGGGGCATGGATGGTTGCCACTCTCGGCACAATACGCTGCGGGCTGTATCAGGACGAGGCTGAAAGACAGAATTTCCGTCTGCTTGTTCCGCCCGAGGATATAAAACAGAAAATTCAGAATATCGTCCATTTCGTCAAGGCAGGCGATATGAAAACAGCCGGTGAAAAAATGGCGGAAGCCGTGCAGGAGTTGTGGAAAATTGAAAAGCTGCCTGTCGTTACGGCTTGCACGGAGCTTCCGCTTGCCTACGACGCTTCGGATCTGCCGGCGGAAATGAACGTTTCAAGTCTTGACGCGCTTGCTGACGCATGTATTAAGGCCATTACCGAGAACTGACAGATTGGCGTGATTAAGATGATTAAAGACACACCCAATAATTGTAACGAAAAAATACGGCTTCCTTTTATAGACGTTGCCAAAGCGCTGGCAATTATCTTTATGATTCATGTACACGTATTTGAAGAATACGGACAAATGATCTTCGACAATGCCGCTGTTGTTGAAAAAGCACACCCTTGGTTCTATAAATTTATTTTTAATATTACCGGCGGAGTTTTTACCGCGCCTCTTTGTATGTTCTGTATGGGTATCGGAATGACTTTCAGCCGAAAAAACACACCTCTTGACTTTTTTGCGCGCGGTGTTAACCTGACAAAAAAAGCATGGCTGTTAAACATCTTCAGAGATGCTGTACCTTACACTATCTTTTGTCCGATAACCCTAAAGACTCCGGGCAGGCTGCTCTTTTACCTGTTCAACCTTGATATTCTTCATTTTGCCGGACTTGCTTTTTTTGTGATGAGTATTTTTAACATTCTGAAATTTTCGGACAAGGCTGTTTTTATTGTTTCCGTTCTGTTTTCAATTATTGCCTCTCTGCTGCAAACTCTTCATTTTGACAGTTACGCGCTGAGTGTAATTGCAGGTCATTTTACGGGCACGGATCATGAAAATTTTCTCGCTGCCTTCCCTCTTTTCAGCTGGCTGATTTTTGCCGCCGGAGGCAGATTGTTTGGCAGCTGGCTGAAAAAAGGCGGTGACAGCGCAAAATTCTTCAGATATACTCTGCCTGTTTCGGCAATAATATTTTTCTCGTGGATTTCTTACACATGGACGCACAATACCGGCTTCTTCCGCGGCGACGAACTGTCTTATTACCACATGAATCTGCTGTGTGCCCTGTTTTCGTTTGCAGGCATATTTTTCATACTGGGCATAAGCCAGTCACTTGCGGTCATTCTGCCCGAAAAGCTTTTGTCTCTGTGTGAATTTATGGGAAAAAATCTCAACGAGATATATATTTTGCAGTGGCTGATAATCGGCTGGCTGCTTGCGTTGATTGTTCCGGCGTTTTTAGGAAAAACAGACAACGTTTTCCTTTTGTCTTTACTGGCGGTTTTAATAATTCTGCTTTCATGCCTGCTGGCTGAACCGTACAAAAAACTTTTCGACAAAAAACGATGATACAAACACAGCGGCTTGGATTTCTCCAAACCGCTGTGTTTTACTTACCGTTTATTGCTTCCAGCTTATAGCTTATAGCTTCAATTACTCGTCTTTGTTTTCTTCGCCCTTGTCTTTGTTGGGAGCATTGTCTGCCGTAAAGTCTGCGCGGCTGCCGAGAATTTTGCGGTCGGGAGCTGCATTCTGGTCAGGACGGTTTGCCATGATTTCAGCAACCGCTTCGGCGCTGCCTTCAGCTCCGAATGCGTCAATAAAGCGCTCTGCCCAGTAGACCATTTCATCGTTGATACGGTCAAGAATTTCTTTCGGTTCGGCAAGAATTTTGTCGCACATAAGAAGGTTGAGCTTGCGGTAGTCGTTTGATTTTCTGCTCATGACCTTTTCGTCCGCCGCTGCGACGAGTTCGTCCCAAAGCTTCTGTGACATACCGCGGTTCGGATCCTTTACGTAGCTTCCGCTGTCAACTATTGCGTTGCCCGTTTCCTGATCCATTTCAACACCGAAATAGCAGTTTTGGAAGAGCGTTGCGACGTTGCCTTTGCGGATACCGTAATCCTTGAATTTCGCACATTTGTTAAGCGGTGTGCCTGAAATTCCGTGCTGCGCGATTGTAACGCCGTACGGTGCTATCGCGTCTGCAATTTCTTTCGTGCGGCCGAGGTCAATACCCTCTTCCTGTCCGGCTGTTGTATCGTAAAGCCCGTGTTTGCTGCCGTTTGAAATCGCAAGATAGTCAGGGAAAATTCCCCAGGCGTTCAGACCGCCGATATAGTAGGTGGCTTCTTCAACCGTTGAAAGTTCTCCGGGGCCTTTAATTTCGCCGACTTCAACTTCAAGTCCGAGTTCAGGCGGAAGCCAGCCGCAGATTGAACGCGTTGCCTGGAAGTTTTCAAAGTCCTGAAGGTGCGAAGCGTCGATTGCGACTGAGGTAAAGCCGCCCGCGGTAATCTGTCCGAGATGACGGACGCCTTTGAGAACGTCTTCCCAGCCTTTGATTGCGTAATGGTCAACGTGAAGCCCGAAAACTGCTCCGTGACCGATTTCCGTTGAATATTTCAGAGCGTACTGCGGAACGTTTTCGTAGGTTGCGCCGCAATAGGTTGATTCTGATTTTGCAAGCTCGATAAGAACTGCCGCGTTTTTGTTTTTAGCCGCCTGAAGCACCGCCTTGATAACAAGCGGATGACGCGCGTTCGCGGCAAGAACTATTGAATTTGCCTTCTGGTTGGCTGCGAGAATATCGCGGCCGCTGACAAGTCCCATAGCCTCTGTCCCGAAATTCGCCTGTACGTTAAGCGGGCGTTTTTTCAAAAGTTCCTGATAAGCCTTGCTGTTGACATCCATTTGGCATCCCTCCGGATAATTTGTTTAAACGGTAATTCGCTGCATGTAATATTGTAGCTTGTTTTGACTTTTTCGCAAGATAAAAGATATCAGCGGCACACCTGCTTACAGCACAATCTCCTCGCCGAACGCAAGCGCTTTGGCACAGACGTCGTTTTCACCGCACAGACGGACAAAATCCTCAGGGTTCCTTCTGATAACGGGGAAAGTATCGTAGTGCATGGGAATTGCAATCCCTGCGTCAACAAATTTTGCGGCACGGGCAGCGTCTTCCGCGTCCATCGTGTAGTAGCCTCCTATCGGAAGCAGAGCTGCGTCAACATTTTCTTCAGCAAGCAGCAGCATATCCATTGTCAGGGCAGTATCGCCGGCATGATATATCTTCTTTCCGCCGGCGCAGATGAGAAAACCGCAGGCAAGCCCTGCATATTCAGCTTTTCCGCCTAAAACAAAGGTTGAGCCGTGAAGCGCCGGAGTAAGCTTGACCTTTCCGAACGGGAAATCAAACGAAGCGCCGATCTGCATTCCCTCTGTTTTTACGCCCTGAGCGGCAAGAAACGGCGCAAGCTCCGTCGGGCATATTATTGCCGCGCCGCAGCGTTTCGCGATTTCAACGGCGTTTCCGACATGGTCACCGTGTCCGTGGGTTACAAAAATATAGTTCACGTCTGTAAAATCGGAAGCTTTGGCAGCGGCAAGCGGATTGCCGTCAAGGAACGGGTCTGTAAGAGCTTTCAGCCCTTCCGCTTCAATATAAAACGCGCTGTGTCCGAGATATTTCAGTTTCATTTCATTCACTCCTGTCCGTTGTACAATTTATTTTGCTGTAATTCTGTTCAGAAACTAAAAGGAAATCTGCACAGGCAGATTTCCTTGAATTATTAAGCAATAACCGTGAATTTATCAGCCAAGCAGCTCGTCCGTTCTGATTGAGAGCTCCTGAAGCTGGGCGTCGTCGACCGCGCTCGGCGCAAATGCGAGCGGGCACTGCGCTTTCTGGTTCTT
This portion of the Candidatus Equadaptatus faecalis genome encodes:
- a CDS encoding metal-dependent hydrolase, encoding MKLKYLGHSAFYIEAEGLKALTDPFLDGNPLAAAKASDFTDVNYIFVTHGHGDHVGNAVEIAKRCGAAIICPTELAPFLAAQGVKTEGMQIGASFDFPFGKVKLTPALHGSTFVLGGKAEYAGLACGFLICAGGKKIYHAGDTALTMDMLLLAEENVDAALLPIGGYYTMDAEDAARAAKFVDAGIAIPMHYDTFPVIRRNPEDFVRLCGENDVCAKALAFGEEIVL